The following proteins are encoded in a genomic region of Coffea eugenioides isolate CCC68of chromosome 6, Ceug_1.0, whole genome shotgun sequence:
- the LOC113773230 gene encoding F-box/kelch-repeat protein At3g23880-like has translation MNEGTTFLELPADVVMEIFSKLPVKSLLRFKAVCKYWCSLIQSPTFVAKHLRHHKNQENLLVHCYHVHGGASALSLFPDEYLAGTSLEYQDHIPTPTSFSTVSTVLGPVDGLVFIYNDHSLMLLWNPATREVKLLPPLVVSSLPLSSPSRTLYSHVFGFGKDPSTNDFKVVCVRDYWDDDLQVWYVPLVSVYTLSSHSWRQFRDYTFSSLRVVKSYTNTYLNGFYYWGGISSCRVFAFDVRNEIFREIRTPDTFKSMQGNLALYNDSLATFAYNRGTETSVDVWVMEAEGSWIKKVSIGPLLNIRRALGSWKTGFIFIETGIMQLALLNPDTKEIRHLGPRINCYCLQVSSYKESLVRLH, from the coding sequence ATCACTGTTACGATTTAAGGCCGTCTGCAAGTATTGGTGCAGTCTCATTCAAAGTCCTACTTTTGTTGCTAAGCATCTCCGCCAtcacaaaaaccaagaaaatctCTTAGTCCACTGCTATCATGTACACGGTGGAGCTTCTGCGCTTTCTTTGTTCCCGGATGAATACCTGGCTGGCACATCCCTGGAATACCAAGATCATATACCTACACCGACATCCTTCTCAACCGTCTCGACCGTGCTCGGCCCGGTGGACGGTTTAGTTTTCATCTACAACGATCACTCCCTGATGCTACTCTGGAATCCAGCTACAAGAGAGGTTAAGCTTCTCCCACCATTAGTAGTCTCCTCCTTACCTCTGTCCTCTCCGTCACGGACTCTGTATTCCCATGTTTTCGGATTTGGGAAAGACCCCTCAACTAACGACTTTAAGGTGGTCTGTGTACGAGATTACTGGGATGATGATTTGCAGGTATGGTATGTCCCTCTTGTTTCAGTGTACACCTTGAGTTCTCACTCCTGGAGGCAGTTTAGAGATTACACATTTTCAAGCCTGCGCGTGGTGAAATCTTATACTAACACATACTTGAATGGATTCTATTACTGGGGGGGTATTAGCAGCTGTAGAGTCTTCGCCTTTGATGTGAGAAATGAGATCTTTCGAGAAATCAGGACTCCGGATACGTTCAAATCAATGCAGGGGAATCTCGCCTTGTATAATGATTCACTAGCTACGTTTGCTTACAATCGCGGTACTGAAACGAGTGTCGATGTATGGGTTATGGAGGCGGAAGGGTCTTGGATTAAAAAAGTCAGCATTGGACCTCTTCTAAACATCAGGAGGGCTCTCGGGTCTTGGAAGACTGGGTTCATTTTCATAGAAACAGGGATCATGCAGCTAGCCTTGCTGAATCCTGATACAAAGGAAATCAGGCATCTTGGACCTCGGATTAACTGCTACTGTTTGCAAGTTTCTAGTTACAAGGAGAGTCTCGTTCGATTACATTAG